TCAGTTGAAAAATTAAAAAACAGAAATTTTTATAATGACATTGTGTTAAAACATAAAATAGCAATGCTGTATTTTGATTTGGGAAATTATAATAAATCATATCAATTGTGTTTGCAGATACTTGATTTTGATTTAAAATCTAAAGAAATTAAGAATAGATTAGATGAAAGATTAGATAGAGTTTATGAATTAAAAAATGAGATTGAAGAAATTTTGGAAAAAAATAAATGATAATTTTGGATGACATACAATTAGATACTTTACTTTCTGATTTACTTGGATTATGCAAGAAAAATCTGCATTCATTTAACGAAGAACTTGTAACCAAAGCTTTTAAGTTAAGTTTTGAAGCACACAAAAATCATTTCAGAGCTTCCGGGGAACCTTATTTTCTTCATCCTTACAATGTTACAATGATTGTAGCAAAAGAAATTCCTTTGGATGATATATCAATTGTAAGCGCTTTATTGCATGATGTTGTTGAAGATACAGATATTAGTTTAGAATTTGTTGAACGTGAATTTGGAAAAGAAGTTGCAGAAATTGTAGATGGTGTAACAAAAATTAGTGGAGTTTTTAGAGGTCACAATATTACTCAAGCTGAAAACTACAGAAAATTGCTTCTCTCAATGGTTAATGATGTAAGAGTAATTTTAGTAAAATTTGCCGATCGTCTTCATAATATGAGAACACTGGAATTTGTTTCGCCACACAAACAAAGAAGAATTGCAACAGAAACTTTGGAAATTTATGCGCCGTTTGCACATAGATTCGGCTTGGGAAAAGTTAAATGGGAATTGGAAGATCTCGCATTTAAGTATTTAAATAAAGATGCATACAATGAAATTGCAAAAAAACTTAATGAAACAAGACGAGAACGAGAAGCATATATAAAATATGTTACAGAACCAATCAAAAAAAGATTAGATGAACACGAATTAATTTATGAAATTGGCGGACGACCCAAACATTTTTATAGTATTTATAAAAAAATGATTAAGCAGAATAAACCTCTTGAAGATATCTATGATCTTTCTGCAATTAGAATAATTTTAGAAAATAATGATCAAAATGATTGCTATTATGTTTTGGGTATTATCAATCAATTGTTCAGACCAATTCCGGATAGATTTAAAGATTTTATTTCCATTCCTAAAAAAAATAATTACCAATCAATCCATAATACTGTAATTGGTCCGGAAGGAAAACTTGTAGAAATCCAAATTAGAACAAGAGCAATGCATGAAATTGCAGAGAAAGGTGTTGCTGCTCACTGGAAGTATAAAGAAAATATGTCATCATCAAATAGAGATTTGGAAGATTGGGTAAATTGGATTAGAGATATTTTTGAAAGTGTTTCGCGTGATGAAGCTAGCAACGAAATTTTAGCAAGTTTCAAATTGAATTTATATCAAGATGAAATTTATGTTTTTACACCCAAAGGCGATTTAAAAATTCTTCCACTCGATTCAACACCAGTAGATTTTGCATACGAAATTCATAGCAAAGTTGGATATCATTGTATTGGTGCAAAAGTTAACGGTAAAATTGTACCGCTTAGCAGTCCTTTACAAAGCGGCGATCAATTGGAAATTTTAACATCTAAAAATCAGCACCCAAATAAAAGCTGGCTTCAATTTGTTAAAACACATAAAGCAAAATCAAATATCAGAAAGTACATCCAAAAAGAAGAAGATAGAATTGTTGAAACCGGAAAAGAAATTTGGGAAAGAAAACTTAAAAAGTATAAACTTTCTTTTTCTCAGGACGATATAAATAAATTAGCAAAAAAATTAAAGTTTGAAAATCCATCAAAATTTTTTGTTGCAGTTGCCGAAGATCAAGTCGATTTGGAAAGTATTTTAAATCCCGAAGAAATTAAAGAAGAAGAATTAAACGATTTAAAATTTGATAGCTTTGCAAAATTTGCACGTGAAAGTATTGGTGAAGTTGTTGTTGAAGGTGCACACAAAGGTTTTGTATACAATTATGCAAAGTGCTGTAATCCAATTCCTGGTGATCCGATTGTTGGTTATATTACGATTGGTGAAGGAATTAAAATTCACAGAAAGAATTGTAAAAATTTATTGCAGCTATCTGAGAATAATGAAAATCGCTTAGTTCCGGTTGAATGGCCCGGTGAGGCTGGATCATTTTTCTTAGCTGGAATTACAATAAAAGGTGAGGATCGTCCCGGAATTTTAAAAGATATTTCAAATACAATTGCTGGATTTCATAATACGAATATAAAATCAGTTACTATAAATACTTCGGAATCTGTTTTTAACGGACACATTGCTGTTCATATTCAAGATGTTAATAACTTAAATCGACTTATCGATCGATTAAAAAGAATTAAGGGAGTTTATTTGGTAGAACGATTCGATTCTCCAAATCAATAAAATGAAAGACGAAATAGAAAGAATTTTAGCAATTGATTATGGTGAAAAAAGAGTCGGACTTGCAATTTCAGACCCGCTAAAAATATTTGCAATTCCTTTAATAACACTTGAAAACAACAAAGATTTTTTTGATAATCTAAAAAAAATATTTTCTAAATATAATTTCATTAGTACAGTATTGGGTTATCCATTAAAAGAAGATGGAACAAAAACCAAGTTAACAGAAACTGTTGAAAAATTTAAAACTGAAATCGAAAAATTATTCAATATTAAAGTAGTATTTATTGATGAAAGATATTCTTCTTCAATTGCTTGGGAGCAAATTAAAACCAGTGTGGTTTCTAAAAAAAAGAGAAAAGATAAATCTTTAATTGATAAAAATGCAGCAGCAGTAATACTTGAAGATTATTTATCAACATTGAAAAAGTAAGAAAATTGATTGATGCAATTATTAAAATAATTGACATTATTAAATATATAAGCTATTTTTCTATCAAATTTTAACCAATTTGGGAGCATTTTATATGACACTTGACGCACTTGGAATGATTGAAACCAAAGGTTTGGTTGGTGCAATTGAAGCTGCAGACGCAATGGTAAAAGCCGCAAAAGTTGAATTATTAGGCAAAGAAATTATTGGCGGTGGTTATGTAACAGTAATGGTTAGAGGTGATGTTGGAGCAGTTAAAGCTGCTACAGATGCCGGTGCTGCTGCTGCACAAAGAGTTGGTGAATTAGTTTCTGTTCATGTAATTCCAAGACCACATTCTGATGTTGAATTAATTTTACCAAAACGTAAATAAAGTTTTATGGATCAAGCATTAGGTTTAATTGAAACAAAAGGTTTAGTTGCGGCAATTGAAGCTGCAGATGCAATGGTAAAAGCTGCCGATGTTAAAATCATCGGTAAAGAAAAAGTTACCGGAGCACTGATTTTAATTAAAGTTTCTGGTGAAACTGCTGCTGTTAAAGCTGCTGTTGATGCTGGATCTGCTGCTGCGCAAAGAGTTGGTGAATTGGTTTCTGTCCATGTGATTCCAAGACCGGATGATGAAATCGATAAAATTGTTTATGATAATTTAAATTTGCAATCTGAAGAAATTTCTTCTGAAAATATTTCTGAAGTAAAGGTTGAAGTTAATGAAGTTATAAATATTTTTGAAAAAAAAACTGAAGAAATTGAAATTATTGAAGAAGTTGAAAAAATCGAAAAATCAGTTACCGAGCTTAATTCTTCTAAAGCGCCAGAAAAAGTAGTTTATAAAAATATTCCTAAAAAAGAAAA
The nucleotide sequence above comes from Ignavibacteriota bacterium. Encoded proteins:
- a CDS encoding bifunctional (p)ppGpp synthetase/guanosine-3',5'-bis(diphosphate) 3'-pyrophosphohydrolase, which codes for MIILDDIQLDTLLSDLLGLCKKNLHSFNEELVTKAFKLSFEAHKNHFRASGEPYFLHPYNVTMIVAKEIPLDDISIVSALLHDVVEDTDISLEFVEREFGKEVAEIVDGVTKISGVFRGHNITQAENYRKLLLSMVNDVRVILVKFADRLHNMRTLEFVSPHKQRRIATETLEIYAPFAHRFGLGKVKWELEDLAFKYLNKDAYNEIAKKLNETRREREAYIKYVTEPIKKRLDEHELIYEIGGRPKHFYSIYKKMIKQNKPLEDIYDLSAIRIILENNDQNDCYYVLGIINQLFRPIPDRFKDFISIPKKNNYQSIHNTVIGPEGKLVEIQIRTRAMHEIAEKGVAAHWKYKENMSSSNRDLEDWVNWIRDIFESVSRDEASNEILASFKLNLYQDEIYVFTPKGDLKILPLDSTPVDFAYEIHSKVGYHCIGAKVNGKIVPLSSPLQSGDQLEILTSKNQHPNKSWLQFVKTHKAKSNIRKYIQKEEDRIVETGKEIWERKLKKYKLSFSQDDINKLAKKLKFENPSKFFVAVAEDQVDLESILNPEEIKEEELNDLKFDSFAKFARESIGEVVVEGAHKGFVYNYAKCCNPIPGDPIVGYITIGEGIKIHRKNCKNLLQLSENNENRLVPVEWPGEAGSFFLAGITIKGEDRPGILKDISNTIAGFHNTNIKSVTINTSESVFNGHIAVHIQDVNNLNRLIDRLKRIKGVYLVERFDSPNQ
- the ruvX gene encoding Holliday junction resolvase RuvX, translating into MKDEIERILAIDYGEKRVGLAISDPLKIFAIPLITLENNKDFFDNLKKIFSKYNFISTVLGYPLKEDGTKTKLTETVEKFKTEIEKLFNIKVVFIDERYSSSIAWEQIKTSVVSKKKRKDKSLIDKNAAAVILEDYLSTLKK
- the eutM gene encoding ethanolamine utilization microcompartment protein EutM, producing MTLDALGMIETKGLVGAIEAADAMVKAAKVELLGKEIIGGGYVTVMVRGDVGAVKAATDAGAAAAQRVGELVSVHVIPRPHSDVELILPKRK
- a CDS encoding BMC domain-containing protein, yielding MDQALGLIETKGLVAAIEAADAMVKAADVKIIGKEKVTGALILIKVSGETAAVKAAVDAGSAAAQRVGELVSVHVIPRPDDEIDKIVYDNLNLQSEEISSENISEVKVEVNEVINIFEKKTEEIEIIEEVEKIEKSVTELNSSKAPEKVVYKNIPKKEKIVKPIENKNSYSNEINLSELEILNVHSLRKIARGYNNFPIKGREISKANRGQLLDYFKKM